The following DNA comes from Pseudomonas sp. Tri1.
CCTTCAGGCGATCCAGCACACGCTCCAAGCGACCACCGACAATGATGGTGTGCGCCCCGGAGCGCGCCGCCAGACGCGCCGCACGCAACTTGGTCTGCATGCCGCCACGGCCCAGCGCACCACCGGTACCACCCGCCACCGCATCCAGCGCCGGGTCATCGGCACGGGCTTCGTAGATCAGCTTGGCGTCGGGGTTGTTGCGCGGATCGGCGTCGAACATGCCGTCGCGATCCGTGAGAATCACCAGCAGGTCAGCTTCCACCAGGTTCGCCACCAGCGCGGCCAGGGTGTCGTTATCGCCAAAGCGGATTTCGTCGGTGACCACCGTGTCGTTCTCGTTGATCACCGGGATGACCTTGAGCTCCACCAGCGCGCGCAAGGTGCTGCGGGCGTTGAGGTAGCGCTTGCGATCGGACAGGTCGTCGTGGGTCAGCAGGATCTGCGCCGTATGGCGACCGTGCTCGGCAAAGCTCGATTCCCAAGCCTGCACCAGGCCCATCTGGCCGATAGCGGCAGCGGCCTGCAATTCGTGCATCGCGCTGGGTCGCGACGTCCAGCCCAAACGGCTCATACCGGCTGCCACAGCCCCCGAAGAGACCAGTACCAGCTCGACGCCAGCCTCATGCAAGGCCACCATCTGCTCGACCCACACCGCCATTGCCTGGCGATCCAGGCCCTTGCCATCCGCTGTCAGCAGTGCGCTGCCGATCTTCACGACCCAGCGCCGCGCACCCGTCACCTTGCTCCGCATCATCTTCAACCTTTGCCAGCGAACGGCGCGACCCAGCGCCGCCCATGGGATTATTCGTATTTGCGTTTTACAGATACCAAAACGCCGCTCGAATGAGCGGCGCCTTGGAAACCGGCTGGCTGCGATGATAACACCGCGTTGAAACACTTAAACCTGTGGGAGCGAGCTTGCTCGCGATTGCATTGGGCCAGCAATATTGATACCGGCTATCACACCGCTATCGCGAGCAAGCTCGCTCCCACAGGTCCTGGCTTCAACCGAGCGACATCAGCACACGATCAGTCGCGAACGTAGATGATTTCCGGACCGTCTTCGTCATCCACATCTTCCTCGTCCCAATCGTCGTCACCGATGTCATGGACCGACTTCACGCCGCTGCGACGCAGGGCGCGCTGGTCATCCAGCGCCTGCAACTGGGCACGCGCCTCGTCTTCGATGCGCTGGTCGAGCTCAGCCAGCTCTTCCTTGTAGGCCGGATCGTTGGCCAGGCGATCGGCACGATCTTCCAGATAACGCATGATGTCGTGGCACAGACGCTCGGTGCCTTCTTTGGCAATGGCCGAGATCACATAGACCGGACCTTCCCACTCCAGGCGATCGACGATTTCCTTGACCCGCTCGTCATGCTCCTCTTCGAGGATCTGGTCGCACTTGTTCAGCACCAGCCAACGGTCACGCTCGGCCAGGGCCGGGCTGAACTTGGTCAGCTCGCTGACGATGACTTCAGCGGCATCGGCGGCATCAGTCTCATCCAGCGGCGCCATGTCCACGAGGTGCAGCAACAGGCGAGTACGGGACAAGTGCTTGAGGAAGCGAATCCCCAGGCCAGCGCCATCGGAAGCGCCTTCGATCAGCCCCGGGATGTCCGCGACCACGAAGCTCTTCCAGCGGTCGACGCTGACCACGCCCAGGTTCGGCACCAGGGTGGTGAACGGGTAATCGGCGACTTTCGGCTTAGCCGCCGACACCGAGCGAATGAAGGTACTTTTACCGGCATTCGGCAAACCCAGCAGGCCCACATCGGCCAGCACTTTCATTTCCAGCTTGAGGTCACGCTGCTCGCCCGGCTTGCCTGGCGTGGTCTGGCGTGGCGCACGGTTGGTACTGGATTTGAAACGGGTGTTGCCCAGGCCGTGCCAGCCGCCATGGGCAACCAGCAGACGCTGGCCAGCCTTGGTCAGGTCGCCAATGACTTCCTGGGTGGCGGAGTCGATCACCGTGGTGCCGACTGGCACGCGCAGGACCAGATCCTCACCTTTTTTGCCGGTGCAGTCGGTGCTGCCGCCGTTGGAGCCACGCTCGGCATCGAAGTGCCGGGTGTAACGGTAGTCCACCAGGGTGTTGAGGTTTTCGTCGGCGAGCATGTAGATCGAGCCGCCGTCGCCACCGTCACCACCGTTCGGGCCACCGTTTTCAATGAACTTTTCCCGACGGAAACTCATGCAACCATTGCCGCCGTCGCCAGCCTTTACTCGAATCGATACTTCATCAACAAACTTCATGACACACGCCT
Coding sequences within:
- the proB gene encoding glutamate 5-kinase, which translates into the protein MRSKVTGARRWVVKIGSALLTADGKGLDRQAMAVWVEQMVALHEAGVELVLVSSGAVAAGMSRLGWTSRPSAMHELQAAAAIGQMGLVQAWESSFAEHGRHTAQILLTHDDLSDRKRYLNARSTLRALVELKVIPVINENDTVVTDEIRFGDNDTLAALVANLVEADLLVILTDRDGMFDADPRNNPDAKLIYEARADDPALDAVAGGTGGALGRGGMQTKLRAARLAARSGAHTIIVGGRLERVLDRLKAGERIGTLLSPERGMLAARKQWLAGHLQTRGTLVLDAGAVAALSQGNKSLLPVGVKLVQGSFRRGEMVVCVAPDGREIARGLANYSALEAQKIIGQSSDAIVGLLGYMAEPELVHRDNLILV
- the cgtA gene encoding Obg family GTPase CgtA; translated protein: MKFVDEVSIRVKAGDGGNGCMSFRREKFIENGGPNGGDGGDGGSIYMLADENLNTLVDYRYTRHFDAERGSNGGSTDCTGKKGEDLVLRVPVGTTVIDSATQEVIGDLTKAGQRLLVAHGGWHGLGNTRFKSSTNRAPRQTTPGKPGEQRDLKLEMKVLADVGLLGLPNAGKSTFIRSVSAAKPKVADYPFTTLVPNLGVVSVDRWKSFVVADIPGLIEGASDGAGLGIRFLKHLSRTRLLLHLVDMAPLDETDAADAAEVIVSELTKFSPALAERDRWLVLNKCDQILEEEHDERVKEIVDRLEWEGPVYVISAIAKEGTERLCHDIMRYLEDRADRLANDPAYKEELAELDQRIEDEARAQLQALDDQRALRRSGVKSVHDIGDDDWDEEDVDDEDGPEIIYVRD